GGCCCGCGTGCGGTCATTCAGGTCATGGTAGAAGACCTCGCTCATCACCATCCCCTGTGCCGCTTCGAGGCCGATGGAGCGGATGTCCTGCACGAACATGATCATGCCGGCGAGCTGCTGGCCGCGCCGCGTGAGGCCGAATTCATGCGCCTGCTTCACGCAGTTCTGCATGTCGGCCGCCGCCATGGCGAGGCCCACGACCTTCGCGCGGCTGGCCTGGGCCTGCAGCAGGAAGGAGCTGAAATCCGTGGTGCCGGGGAAGGGGTAGCGCGCGCTGCCCATGACCCGTCCGCCCGAGCGCGTGACGAATTGCGAGGTGTCGCGCTCCAGCTGGTGGCCGAAGGCGTAGTCGGCGGTGATGAAGAACCAGGAATCCCCGCCCGAGCGCACCGTGGCGCCGCCCACCACATTGGCGAACATCCAGGTGTCATAGGTCCATTGCACGGTGTGCGTGGAGCATTGCGGGCCGGTCAGCGCGGAGGAGGCGGCGCCGGAGGCGAGCTGGATCTTGTCCTTCTCGCGCACCAGGTTGGCGAGGGCGAGCGCGATGGCGCTGTTGTTCACCTCGCAGATCATGTCCACGCCCTGGGTGTCGATCCAGCGGCGGGCCAGCGCCAGGGCCGCATCCGGCCGGTTCTGATGGTCGCCCGAGAGAACCTCCACCGTGACGCCGCGCTGCGCCATGCCGAGATCCTCGACGGCCTGCTGCACGGCGGCGACGGAGGTGGGGCCCGAGGTGTCGCGATAGGGGCCGCTCATGTCGGCCAGCACGCCGATGCGGATCACGTTGTCGCGCGTCTGCGCGCGGCCGGCGAGCGGTGTCGTGGCGATGGCGGTCGCGGCGCCAAGCGCGCCGCGGCGGGTGATCGGATTCATGGCTCGCGCCCTCCCTGATTTTGGCAGGATGCTGCGCGGGGTTTCGTCCGCGTGCAAGCGCCGCGATCAGGGGGCGATGCGGTGCCCCGCATCGAGTGGATGGACCGAGACCATCTCGGCCGCCGCCCAGAAGACGAGCAGCGCCAGCACCGCCTCGATGCGGATCGAGCGCGCGAGGCGCTGCCGCGCCGGACGGCCGCCCTCGGCCAGGGCGGGGGCGAGGCGTAGCCGGTGCCAGGCCGCCAGCGC
This region of Sediminicoccus rosea genomic DNA includes:
- a CDS encoding ABC transporter substrate-binding protein; protein product: MNPITRRGALGAATAIATTPLAGRAQTRDNVIRIGVLADMSGPYRDTSGPTSVAAVQQAVEDLGMAQRGVTVEVLSGDHQNRPDAALALARRWIDTQGVDMICEVNNSAIALALANLVREKDKIQLASGAASSALTGPQCSTHTVQWTYDTWMFANVVGGATVRSGGDSWFFITADYAFGHQLERDTSQFVTRSGGRVMGSARYPFPGTTDFSSFLLQAQASRAKVVGLAMAAADMQNCVKQAHEFGLTRRGQQLAGMIMFVQDIRSIGLEAAQGMVMSEVFYHDLNDRTRALASRILRRTPENMPNQEHAGTYSCAIHYLKGVMEVGVPRAKASGIEVLNVMKRMPTEDDAFGPGRIREDGRKIHPAYLFEVKSPRESRGMWDFYKLRATVPAEQAFRPLNEGGCPLIRT